A stretch of the Rhinoderma darwinii isolate aRhiDar2 chromosome 3, aRhiDar2.hap1, whole genome shotgun sequence genome encodes the following:
- the LOC142750704 gene encoding olfactory receptor 5P56-like — MEGKNVTFISDVILLGFQDLQNFKFLFFSICLVIYLATVSGNLLIITLVASSKNLHSPMYFFLTQLSLSDLLLSTDITPQMLSVVLNGLSTIPFTSCISQFYFFAVSECSECLLLTVMSYDRFSAICNPLYYNSVMNSTFCVKLVVISWLLSFLVILIDTMTIGFLHFCGPNVIDHFFCDYPPILELSCSDVSLVQMEVLFLSFPVLVLPFGIIMVSYVYIIKEILKIRSIIGRHKAFSTCSSHLITVSLFYSTLFCIYVLPSGQLLTTSKNLSLFYTIGTPLINPIIYSLRNKDIKEAFRKIIKNCKLFFFINICNKCNLKSLMFSKRSKTIT; from the coding sequence ATGGAGGGGAAGAATGTTACTTTCATCTCGGATGTCATCCTTCTGGGTTTCCAAGATCTCCAAAATTTTAAattcttatttttttcaatttgctTGGTGATTTATTTGGCAACTGTGAGTGGAAATCTCCTGATCATCACCCTGGTGGCCTCCAGCAAGAACCTTCATTCTCCAATGTACTTCTTCCTCACACAACTCTCTTTATCTGACCTCCTGCTGAGTACAGACATTACCCCTCAAATGCTTTCTGTAGTTCTGAACGGATTGAGCACAATTCCTTTTACAAGCTGCATCTCCCAATTTTACTTTTTTGCAGTTTCTGAATGTTCAGAGTGTCTTCTTCTCACCGTGATGTCTTATGACCGATTTTCGGCAATTTGCAACCCATTGTATTATAACAGTGTAATGAACAGTACATTTTGTGTAAAGTTGGTTGTCATCTCTTGGCTCTTAAGCTTCTTAGTCATATTGATTGATACAATGACAATAGGTTTTCTACATTTCTGTGGACCCAACGTGATTGACCATTTCTTTTGTGATTATCCGCCTATATTAGAGCTCTCCTGTTCAGATGTATCTTTAGTCCAGATGGAAGTTCTGTTCTTGAGTTTTCCGGTTCTCGTTCTTCCATTTGGAATAATTATGGTGTCCTATGTTTATATTATAAAAGAAATCTTAAAAATTCGATCAATCATTGGAAGACataaagccttctccacctgtagctctCACCTCATTACAGTGTCTCTCTTTTATTCAACTTTGTTTTGCATTTATGTCCTCCCATCTGGACAGTTGTTGACCACAAGCAAAAACTTATCTTTGTTTTACACAATAGGAACCCCACTGATAAACCCAATTATATACAGTTTGAGGAACAAAGACATAAAAGAagcatttagaaaaattatcaagaACTGTAAATTGTTCTTTTTCATTAACATATGCAATAAATGTAATTTGAAAAGCCTTATGTTTTCTAAAAGGTCGAAAACTATTACTTAG